Genomic DNA from Pelosinus sp. UFO1:
TCGGTCCCGTAGTGTAGTAAAAACAAAAACAGTTAATTTACTAGGATGTACTTTTGGATATTATAATGAATTTTATGATTTGCAAGAATTAAGACGTATGTTGACGTTAGCGGGTTATGAAGTATTAGCTTGTCCAGGAGCAGGAAGCACTACCCAGGAAATCGCAAATATGACCCAAGCACAACTGAATATCGTCGTGCATGACGAACTAGGAAGGGAGATAGCAGAGTTATTAGAAGAAGAGTACAATATCCCTTATGTCTCCCTATTACCTCCTTATGGTTTACGGGGTTCTTTAAATTGGTTAAAAGCGATTGATTATTATATGTCTGGAGAAAGTAATGGGCTAAAAACGCTTCATCAAGAAGCAAATCTTCTAGTACAAGGACTTAGTATTATTAGCAAAGATAAGCAAAAGCTTTGGGGAGATATATGGTTTGAAAATATAATCATTGCAGCTCCGTCTTCAGTAGCTTTTGGTATATCTCAGGCAGTACGTAATGAATGGGTAGATACCAAAGAAATCATAACTGTATTGCATAATGGAGTTCCTTTCAAACAGAGTTATCCTGATTATATTGGTATCGTATTAGATGGATATAAAGACCAACAGAAAATTGAGCAACATTTAGCAGGTCTAGCAGGAGGATTGCTTATGGCGAGTAGTAAAGAGAAAGCGATTTTGCATCAAAAAGCAGTTGAAAATATAGAATATCAGCATATCTCCTTACCCCTTTATGATGAAATGATACTTAAAAATCGCCCTCTTATGGGACTACGGGGTACTAGTCATATGGTAGAAGGGTTTTGGAATAAACATATATCGCTAAAGAAAGCGTGGTTACTTAGTAAGTAACTGTTGTAAAGCTAGCAACAGATAATAACTTAAGTGGCTAAAAGATTTTTATCTTTTTTAGTTAATATCAAATATACATAGGAGGGAAAAGTGTGAAGCAGATAAAGGCCAAGCTATGTGCCTGTGTGTTAAGTAGTGCCCTATTACTACAAATGCAAAATGTGTATGCAAATGAAAGTGAGGAATATTCCTTTGATCAAATGGTGGTGACAGCCAATCGGGTACCTACAAAAATAACAGAAACAGCTGCTAATGTAACAGTAATTACGAAAGAGGAAATTGAAGAAGGTAACTATCATAATATCGGAGAAGTGCTACAACATATACCAGGAATTTCTATAGGGTCTAATGGTGCTCCAGGCAGCATCAGTGCTGCATTTATTAATGGAAGTGAACAAGTTGTGGTGATGATTGACGGTAGGCGCATGAATTTGCCCAATGGCATAGGTGGACTTGGTATGGCTACTACCAATTTAACTAGTTTGATCGGCATAGAGAACATTGAACGTATTGAAATAGTAAAAGGGGGTAGATCTGCTTTATATGGTGCAGATGCTGTTGGCGGTGTAATTAATATCATTACTAAAAAAGGTGAAAAAAATCAGACAGCAGTAACAGTAGCAGGAGGTAACTGGGATAGTAAGAATTACACCCTGGTTAACGAGGGTAAAAAAGATAACCTGAGTTGGTTCTTTACTGCTGATAAAAAACAAATAAGTGATTATTCAGATGGGAATAACAAAACATATAGGTATACGGGTATTGATCAAGAAGCCTATACATTGCGGTTAGACCAAAAAGTGAATAATGGCAATTTAAGTTTTTCATATGAAAACTTTCATCATGAAAATGAAGGGAAAGCAGCTAATAAATATGAAAATACCAATCAGCATAATTGGGACTTTACCTATACGGAAGATACCTCTACAAATACAGATTACCAAATTAAATTTTATCAAAATGCTAACCATCGTTTTGGCTTAGGTAATAATACTTCGGATCGATATGATCATGACGTTAGCACGAAAGGTTTCAACTATCAGGTAAATTCTAAAATAAATGAGAAAAATTCGTTAACGACTGGAATTGATTGGCGAAAAGACGAGATTGAAAGTAGTGAGTATGGTAGTAAAGATAGCACCGTAAAAGCGATTTATTTACAGGATAAATGGAATATAACGGATAAGTTTAGTATTATTCCCGGGATTCGTTATGATAATAGTGATATATACGGAAATAAAACAACCCCACAGCTAGGGGCAAATTATAAACAAAATGAGCGCACTACTTATTATGCGTCGTGGGGTAAAGTGTTCCAAACACCACGTTTTGATGATTTATACTGGCCATCATCAGTTGATCCTGCAAATGCGTATTATCCAGGTTCACCAGAGACCCATTATGATGGTAACCCTAATTTAAAACCGGAAACTGGGTGGAATGCCGAAATTGGAGTGAATCATAAATTTGATAATACATTAGAAGGAAATTTCTCAGTTTTTACTCGTAGGCTAAATGATGCGATTGCTTGGAAAAATGTTAGTACAAATTCTGCAATAGAATATTGGACTCCTTCTAATGTTGATAAGCAAAAAGCCGATGGTTTTGAAATGCAGTTGACTAAGAGACTTACTGCTGAATTAAAAACATTCATTGGCTATAACTATTTGCGTGTTAGGAATAAAACACAATATGATAGTAATTTTGTCAGAGACAAAAATATACCAGATGAAACATGGAATATTGGCATGTCTTATGGATCTAACAAAATAAATGCTGATATAAAAGGCACGGCTGTTATGGGAAGAACCAATAGCCAATTTATAGAAAAAAGTTACTGGTTATGGGATGCGAATGTTAATTTAAAACTAGATAAGAATAATACCGCTTTTTTAACCGTAAATAACATACTCGATAAATATTATGATACTACTGCTGGTAAGCCTTGTAGCGGACGTAATTACTTGATTGGATTAAAAACGATATTTTAGCTGTTAGTATCAGAAGGTGAAGTTTTTTACTGAAACACTGCAGTGTAGTATGACACACTTGCTACCAGTGTAATGAAATCTACTTATGTTACAATTGTCAGGAAAAATAAGCTAATTTTATTGTAAAGGACTTAAGCTATGTTAAAACTTGTGAATCTATCTAACTGTGCATCGGATTTGGAGCTTATTCATAATAGTCCAGAATGTTTACGAGCATTCTTGAATCAGCATCATTTAGATGGGCTGGAAATGATGTTTTGTGATTCTTGGGATTCACGCGTCCATAAAAAGGAGTGGATCCAAGGAGTACATCTACGTTTTTGGCCCAATTGGCTGGATTTTTGGCATGGTAACAGACAAGAATTACTTAGGCAATTTGGCAGTGACGATCAAATTGAAGCTTGTTATGGTGCTTTGAATCCCGCTGGGTGGTTGAATGTATACCGAGATAATATTCGTAAAGCAAAAATGGCAGGAGCCAAATACCTTGTGTTTCATGTCAGTCAGGCGCGGATTCCAGAATTGTTTAATTGGCAGTTTAACTATTCAGATCAAGAAGTTATTGAGGCTACCCTTGAGGTAGTGAATCAATTGGTTGAAGATATACCGCCTGATATGGAATTGTTATTTGAAAATTTATGGTGGCCAGGGTTAACATTGCAAAATAAAGAACTTACTGCTTTGTTACTGAATAAAGTGAAGCATTCCAAAGTTGGTATTATGCTAGATGTTGGGCATTTAATGAATACCAATCCAGAATTAAAGAGCCAAGATGAGGGGATAGACTATGTACTTAAAATTATTGAATCATTAGGTCAATATAAAAATTACATTTACGGTATACATCTACATCATTCTTTATCAGGTGAATACATAAAGCAAAGTAGAGGTATAGCCGTACCACAGAAAAATATTTTGGCAAGAGCAATGAGTCATGTACTTAAAATTGATGAGCATCTACCATTTACGTCTCCAGCAGTCAATCGGATTCTTGAATTAGTACAACCTCGATATGTGGTGCATGAATTTATGTATACATCCATTGCAGATTGGTCAAGAAAAGTTACTACGCAACAGCAAGCAGTGCGATATTTAGGAGATTTAACAAATGAAAAAAATGTTTATCGTTAGTTTGCTAGTCAGTTATACTCTCCTATTGATAACTGGTTGTGCATCTCATTCACAATCTAATAAATCTACAGTAGGGTATGAAGTACAAGACTCACAAGGTTACATCGTGAAACTTCCCAACAAACCTATCCGTATCGCCTCTCTGTCTTTAGGAGCAGATGAAATAATAGTAGGGTTAGTTTCTATGGAACGTATTTTGGCTTTGACATATTTAGCAGATGATCCAGGTATATCCAATGTAGCGGAGCAAGCCAAGTTAGTACCCAACAAGGTAAAAGCTAACCCAGAGACCATAATTGCCTTAGAACCTGATTTACTATTTATCGCGGATTGGCAGCCGGTAGAATTGATTCAGATCCTTCGAGAAGCCGGGATTCCGGTGTATGTCTATAAAACACCGAAGACGATTGCTGATGTAAAACTTGTAATTTATGAAATAGCACATGCTGTTGGCGAAGAAAAAAGGGGCCAAGAAATGGTGGCTCAAATGGAGCAACAATTATTGATGGTCCAAAAGTCCCTGGAAAAGGTTAGCAGAGCAGAAGGAAAGACGGTGGTACTGTTTTCTTTAATGGGGGGGATTGGTGGGAAAGGAAGTTTATTTGATGATATATGTCAGTATGCTGGTGTCATAAACGGAGCCAGCAAAGTAGGAGTTGGCAAAAATGAGATTATGTCAAAAGAACAAATTGTTAAAGCCAATCCTGACGTTCTGATTATGCCCATGTGGGATTACTCAGGAAAAATAGATATAAATCAATTCAAATCTGAGATACAAGCTGATCCAGCATTTCAAACCCTTACAGCGATTAGGCAACAGCAATTAGTTATGATCCCCGATCGCCACTTATCCTGTACTTCCCAATACATAGTGCAAGGAGTAGTGGATGTTGCGAAGGCGGCTTATCCGCAAGATGGCAATCTATGAGAGAGGAAGGGATTAGGACGCAAAATAATCGAGGGAAGAAGGCTAAGAATAGAATAATAGTAATGAGTATCTTATTACTAGGTGTTATGTTATTTTCTATTTCCTGGGGAACCATGCAAATTCCTTGGAACGAGACATTGCTAATTATAGCAGGGCATATTCCTTTTGGGGGGCTGCAGCTTCCCGTTGCTGATTCTGAATATCAGGCTGTAGTGTGGCAGATTCGGTTGCCTCGTGTTTTGGTAGGTATGTTGGTAGGAGCTGCTTTAAGTACTTCAGGGGCCGTGATGCAAGGTATATTTGGCAATCCTCTGGCTGATCCTGGCATCATCGGTGTTTCGAGTGGCGCTGCGTTTGGTGCTGTCGTAGCAATTTCACTTGGTCTTACGTCAAACAGTATATTTATCACGCCAATTTTTGCTTTGGTAGGAGCAATTTTGGCAGTTAGTTTAACTGTTTTTTTATCCATGTTACGAGGAAAAATTCCAGTGATGACCTTATTATTATCAGGTGTGGCTGTTAGTATGTTGATGGGAGCTTTCACATCTGGCATCTTGACTTTGATGAATGAATCTCGTGTACGGGAATATTTATTTTGGATGGTAGGGGGGCTGGATTATCGCAGGTGGGAACATGTTTATTTAGCGGTTGGCCCGATCTGTAGTGGTTTAGTTATTTTATGTTTGTTAGCTAGACATCTCAATGTTTTGGCATTAGGCGAGCAGGAAGCCAAATCTGTAGGTGTACCTGTAGTTGCTTTGCGAATGTTGTTATTATTCGTTGCTGCATTTACTACGGCCATTGCCGTGTGTGTAAGCGGTACTATTGGATTTGTAGGTTTAATTGTACCTCATATTATGCGAATTATGGTTGGGCCAGAACACCGCTGGTTGCTTCCATGTAGTGCAATAGGAGGGGCTTTGTTTTTAGTGTTTTGTGATACTTTAGGGCGAATGATTTTTCCGCCTAATGAAATTCGTGTAGGTATTATGACGGCTTTACTAGGGGCACCCTACTTTTTATATTTGCTGCGAAAGGCGCAGCAAACTGGAGGCGCTTCATGATGCAGGAAGTAATAACAGTTTCTGATAGTAGCATTACAATAGGTAATAAAAAGATTTTGAAACATATTACCTGCAAAATCGGTACTGGAGAATTTGTAGGGATTATTGGCCCAAATGGAGCTGGTAAGAGTACCTTGCTACGTAGTATGCGAGGATTCTTGCCATTGACAGAAGGAGAGATCAAAATACATGACCGCTTGATTACCAATATATCGAATAAAGAGTTAGCTTACCAAATAGCCTATATGCAGCAGGAAGTGAATATAGGTTTTGGTTACACAGGATTGGAAGTTGTCTTGGCTGGACGCTATCCTTATTTAAAATGGTGGCAAAATGAGCAGGAAGAGGATCTTGCAATTGCTTATAAGTACATGGAATTTACAGGGGTGAATTCATTGGCTAATAAGCCAGTACAAAATATGTCTGGCGGTGAGAAACAACGAGTGTTATTGGCAAAAGTGTTGGCTCAGGAAACACCAATTTTGTTCTTAGATGAGCCTACAGCAAGTTTAGATGTCATTTATCAAGAGGAGATTTTTCGATATTGCCAATTAATTGTCAAACAAGGGAAAACAGTACTGGTTGTAGCCCATGACTTAAAATTGGCAGCGAAATATTGTTCCCGTTTACTTTTAGTAGCGGATGGTAGTATTATTTCTGACGGTGTTCCAGAGAATGTGATTACTGAAGAAAATTTGCAAGTGGCGTATGGCTTACATGCCGCTGTGTTTAGAAATAAGGTAACGGATAGTTTAGACTTCCATACCTATACATCGGTTAATAAGCAAAGTAGAGGCACTACTGTACATGTGATATGCGGTGGTGGTTCAGGCACAAAAATTATTCGCAGATTATATGAAAATGGTTATCATTTGACGATAGGCGTCCTTCATCCTAGTGATACCGATGCTATCATAGCTGAAGCTTTTCATATACCCTCCGTAGTAAGTCAACCCTTTTCTAAGATTGATACGTTGTCTGCGCAAAAAAACCGTGCCCAAATTGCGCAAGCAGATTGGGTAGTATTATCAAATGTAGCCTGGGGAGAGCAAAATATAGACAATTTACATGCCGCTTTTTGCGCTAAAAAATTAGTTATTATTGAAGATACGCCGATTGAAGAGCGGGATTTTTTGCAAGGACAAGGGATTGAAACCTATTATAAGTTGTTAAAAATTCCTCAAGTAACCTTGATGACATCGCTGAATTTTATCGAGACGTTTTGTAGTTAGTTAGTTAGTTAGTTAGTTAGTTAGTTAGTTTGCAAATAATATCTGATGAGATATTAGGACGGGAGAGTAAATAATATGGATTTTTTGTCACAATGTATGTCTTTATTTGCTAAAGGTGGTCCAGTCATGTATGTGATTGTAGGATGTTCTTTAGCTGTAGTAGCGATTGGTGTGGAACGATTTTTCTATTATAAACAGATGTCTACGGACTCCCAAGCATTTATTGAAAAACTAAAACCTTTATTGGAACAAGAAAAATTAGCAGAAGCACAGCATTTGTGCGGACAAACGACAGCTGTGATTGGAATTTTAGGGGCAGAAGGATTACTAGCATATCAAAAAGAGAGTAATATAGAAAAGGCCATGGATGGTACAGCGGCATTGTTAGCAGCTAGATTACGAGAATATTTAAATTATCTAAGCTCTATTGTTACCTTATCTCCTTTATTAGGCTTGTTAGGAACTGTCATTGGTATGATTAATTCTTTTAGTATTTTCAATGTAAAAAATGGGCAGCCCATGGCGATTACAGGAGGAGTAGGTGAAGCCTTAGTTGCAACGGCCACTGGATTAATTGTAGCCATTATGGCGTTAGTCGTGCACAGCTATTTTACCCATCGTTTGGATAAATTGGTTACGGATATGGAACAAGTCTATACAATAGTGATAACTCGACTTTATATAAAAGAAACTCGGAGGAAAAGTCATGAAATTGCGTAGTTTACGCATTGAAAATCAACCAGCATTAATGATTATTCCGATGATTGATATTATCTTTTTTTTATTAGTTTTTTTTATGATGAGTACCTTATATATGGTGGAGCAACATACCATTCCAATCAACTTGCCGCAAGCTACTGCGGTTCAACAAGAAATAACGAAAAATAGTAACATTACAGTTTTAAAAGATGGCAGAGTCATGTTTGAGCAGGAGGAAATCCCACTCTCATTATTACAAAAACGTATTAATGCAGAGCTAGCAAAACAACCTGATATTCTATTTGTAGTGCGGGCAGACAAGCAAGGGCAGTATGGTCAGGTGGTGGCAGTGTTAGATGAACTAAAATTGTCTGGGGCACGTAGAGTGGCTGTGGCTACTGATCAGAAAGGAAAATAGAAGATATGATCCGACCACGTTTGCGTAAATCAATTGTCATTTCTGTGATTTTTCATATATTGCTTTTGGGTATCGTAGGTTTGCTGGCAGGTAGATTTTTTCCATTGATGGATTCCGAAACCTACATTGAATTAGAATTACTAACAGATACAGTGGCAGAAGGAGCACAATCGAATGAATCATCACCAGTTGCAAAGAATACGCCCCAAACTGCTGCTTATCCTGAAACCACAACCGTTATAAAGAGTACTACTGCCTTATCAGTTGCTCCTAAAGCAGTGGCTGTGACAGAAGACTTAGCGGTAGTGGCGGTTGAAGCGGCATCCACATTTCAATCTATGAGTGACAATGGGCAAGGAAGCAACTCTTCGAATACAAGTACAACTGATGGAGGTACTGGGAATGGATCAGGAAAGGGGACTGCTGGCAATAGCGGAGGCGGGAATGGCAATTCTGGTAGTAATTCAGGAAATAAGCAGATCACTAGGCCAAGCATTTTATCCAAGGTAGATCCTGATTATCCTGAAACAGCGCGAACAGCAGGTTTAGAAGGTACGGTTCTCGTGAAGATACAAATATTAGCGAATGGTTTGGCTGGAGACATAACCGTGAATCATTCATCAGGGCATGGTATTTTAGATGAGGCAGCAATAGTAGCAGTTCGTCAATGGCGATTTATACCTGCCAAAAATCAGGAGAATGTCAGTATTATGTGTTACACGACAATGCCTATTTCCTTCCGGTTGAAGTAGAGAATCCCATGTTAAGTTCTTTGCAGAGATAGGAAAAAAGTAGAGTCATGGTATATAATAGAAATAACATCCATCCGTTCCTTTGACTATTAATAAGAGGATAAGCACAGTGGCGCAGAATACACTGCGGTAGATTTTTGATTCTTCTATTTTTTCTCTGCGTCCTCTGCATCTCTGTGGTTAAAAAATAGATTTTATTACTATACTATATTAATGTTTAACAAACAGGAGCTGACTTATGAATTATTCTTTTGAGGGAAAAGTAGCCGTTATTACTGGCGGTACTTCTGGTATTGGTTTAGAAACAGGGCGCCAATTGCTATCACAAGGCGCAAAAGTTACTCTGATTGGAAGCCAGGAAGAAAAGGGGAAAATGGCCTTGCAAGAATTGGCTAGTTTTGAGGAACAAGTATGCTTTATTCGAGGCGATATTCGTAAAGCTAGTCAATGTCAAGAGGTTATAGACAAGGCAGTGGCCTTGTTTGGTGGTCTTGATATCGTCATCAATTCTGCTGGTATCTATATGGAGAAACTTATTGGCGAAGTGACAGAAGATGAGTTTGATAACATGATGAATGTGAATATAAAGGGAACTTATTTTATTTGTAAATATGCCTTACCTCACCTGCGTCAAAGAGGGGGCGGGGCGATTGTAAATCTTTCATCTGATGCAGGGATCAATGGAAATTCTTTGTGTACAACATATTGTGCATCCAAAGGTGCAGTGACGACCTTTACAAAGGCATTGTCCTTAGAAAGTATTCATTATGGAATTCGTGCGAATTGTGTATGTCCAGGTGATGTAGATACCCCCATGCTGCAGCAGCAGTTAGCAGGAGTCGATAACCCGCAGGAATATTTACGCGATATGTCCTCGATTTATCCCATTGGGCGTATTGGTGAGGCTCATGAGATTGCCAATGTTATTTGTTTTCTGGCATCAGACCAAGCATCCTTTGTTAACGGGGCTGTGTGGAGCGTTGACGGTGGATTGACATCCTGTTAATGCTTGACAAGTTAAATTATTTATTATACAGTTATTACTAAGAGAACAGTGAAAACTAAATATTGACGGTATAGGTGCCCTTGTGGGCTTAATAGGGAAGTCGGTTTAAATCCGGCGCGGTCCCGCCACTGTAATGAGGAGCGAATCCACAGTTATGCCACTGAAAATGATTTTTCGGGAAGGTGTGGATAAGTAATGATTCAAAGCCAGGAGAACTGCCTATATAGCAATCGCCGTTATAACCTGCGAGAGATGGGGAGGAGATTAGTACAATTGTACTGAATGCGAGATCAAAATGCCCTTGGCAACGATTTTTCATGATTACAGAGTTCTATAATTGTATTTATTGAAATCTTCCAGCTAATGTAACGGAAGGTTTTTTTGTTGTTACAAGATATTTAACATACTACAAATCATGCTGAGGAGGACGTTATGTCAGGAATTTTTTATGGTGTTGGTGTAGGACCAGGGGATCCCCAATTACTTACATTAAAGGCAGTAGAAGTAATTAAAAATGCGGATGTTGTTATTGCTCCTAAAACGGAGAAAAAAGAAGACAGCACGGCGCTATCCATTGCTCGTCCCTATTTGAAAGCTGATGTTGAGATATTAAAGTTGGTTTTCCCAATGGTAAGCAATACTGATACTTTGGCAGATGCATGGGAAAATAATAAAAATAGTATATTAAAAGAACTGCAAGCAGGGAAAAAGGTTGTATTTTTAACATTGGGGGATCCAATGTTTTATAGTACATATATGTATGTTTATCGTTTATTAAAGGACTGTGGACACGGGATCGAAACCATACCAGGTGTTCCTGCTTTTTGTGCCATAGGCAGTCAGCTAGGACAACCTTTAGCAGAGGGCAATGATGTAATTAGCATTATTCCTGCTACAATGGCAGAGGGAGAAATGGATAAAGTATTAGCTATTTCTGATAATGTTGTATTGATGAAAGTATATAAGAACTTCGGAAAAGTAGTAGAAAAACTGGAACAGTATGGTTTTGGTGATAATGCGGTTATGATTAGCAAATGTGGTTTGCCTGATGAACAGGTAAGCTATAATTTAAGCGAAGTTGATGGAACAAACGTTAATTATTTGACGACAATTTTGGCAAAGAAACGCAAACTTGGCTAGGCCTTATATGGAATTATAAAAAAGGGATGAATGATTTCGCCGGATAGCTTTATCCGGCCTTTCCCATTTTTTATGTATGAAAGGGGAATTGTTGTGAAAGGGAAATTTGCTTATTTGATTTGTATACTTAGTGTAATGGGGCTGCTTTTTACAGGGTGTGCTTCTCAATCTCAAGATAAGGCAATAACAAAATCATCTGGTGATTATTTGCAAATGACAGATGATGCGGGACGTTTAGTGGTACTCCCCAAAAAGCCACAACGCATAGTCGTATTATCTACTTCTTATTTAGATGTGTTATACGGTATCGGCGGCAAGGCAGTAGGACGGCCTAGCTCGAAGACACCTCAAACCTTTCCCGCATCGCAAGACCTTCCGGAAGTAGGGTTCGTCTATAATGTAAATAGTGAGCAAGTGTTAGCATTGCAACCTGATTTAGTAATTGGTTTTCAAGGAATTCATGATAAATTGGTTCCTATATTGGAAAGCAGTAAGATTCCTGTTATGATTCTGAAAATGAAAACCTATGATGATATTTTAGCAAAGGTAAAACTATTTGGTGATATAGCTGGTACTCAAGAACAGGCTCAGAGTCTTCTTACTGAAATGCAGACAAAAATCAATGGAGTAACAGCCAAACTGCCAGCACAAAGTAAAAGAGTAGTGATATTACATGCGACGGCGAAAAATGTTACAGTAGAGTTAGAAAATACAATTGCTGGTAATGTGGCGAACATTTTAAAAATCAAAAACATTGCCGCAGACAGTACCCCTATGGTTGGTGATGGCGAGGTGACTCCTTATAGTTTAGAAAAATTGGTGGAAGGCGATGCAGATATTATCTTGGTGGTAACCATGGGGAATATGACAGAAATTGAAAAAAGAATGAAAGCAGATATTGAAAGTAATCCAGCCTGGAACGGTTTACGAGCAGTAAAGACAGGAAAGGTATTTTTTCTGCCAGGGGAATTATTTCAACTAAATCCTGGTATTCGTTTTCATGAATCTGTTGAATATATGGCCAAAGTAGTATATCCAGAGGTTTATGGCAATGTTAAATAGAAACAATCTCTTTAATACTATGCTTGGTGACCGGAGTCAATGGCGAGTTTTTATTATCCTAGTATTCGCAGTTTGTGCTTTTGGTGGCATCCTGCTCAGTTTACGTGTTGGATCCTTATCGATAAGTGTCAATGATATTGTATCAGCCATTTTTTCGGATAATTCAGGGGCTAATCGTCAAGTAATTTGGAATATTCGATTGCCTCGGACTTTAGTGGGGGCCTTGGTGGGGGTTAATTTGTCCTTAGCGGGGGCAATTCTTCAAGGTGTCATGAAAAACCCTTTAGCGGACCCTCATATTATTGGAGTGTCTTCGGGGGCGGGATTAGCTGGTGTAAGCATTATGGTACTGTTTCCCCATAAGGAATATTTAGTGACGCCTG
This window encodes:
- a CDS encoding ABC transporter substrate-binding protein; translation: MKGKFAYLICILSVMGLLFTGCASQSQDKAITKSSGDYLQMTDDAGRLVVLPKKPQRIVVLSTSYLDVLYGIGGKAVGRPSSKTPQTFPASQDLPEVGFVYNVNSEQVLALQPDLVIGFQGIHDKLVPILESSKIPVMILKMKTYDDILAKVKLFGDIAGTQEQAQSLLTEMQTKINGVTAKLPAQSKRVVILHATAKNVTVELENTIAGNVANILKIKNIAADSTPMVGDGEVTPYSLEKLVEGDADIILVVTMGNMTEIEKRMKADIESNPAWNGLRAVKTGKVFFLPGELFQLNPGIRFHESVEYMAKVVYPEVYGNVK
- a CDS encoding SDR family NAD(P)-dependent oxidoreductase; the protein is MNYSFEGKVAVITGGTSGIGLETGRQLLSQGAKVTLIGSQEEKGKMALQELASFEEQVCFIRGDIRKASQCQEVIDKAVALFGGLDIVINSAGIYMEKLIGEVTEDEFDNMMNVNIKGTYFICKYALPHLRQRGGGAIVNLSSDAGINGNSLCTTYCASKGAVTTFTKALSLESIHYGIRANCVCPGDVDTPMLQQQLAGVDNPQEYLRDMSSIYPIGRIGEAHEIANVICFLASDQASFVNGAVWSVDGGLTSC
- the cobI gene encoding precorrin-2 C(20)-methyltransferase — translated: MSGIFYGVGVGPGDPQLLTLKAVEVIKNADVVIAPKTEKKEDSTALSIARPYLKADVEILKLVFPMVSNTDTLADAWENNKNSILKELQAGKKVVFLTLGDPMFYSTYMYVYRLLKDCGHGIETIPGVPAFCAIGSQLGQPLAEGNDVISIIPATMAEGEMDKVLAISDNVVLMKVYKNFGKVVEKLEQYGFGDNAVMISKCGLPDEQVSYNLSEVDGTNVNYLTTILAKKRKLG
- a CDS encoding energy transducer TonB, which produces MIRPRLRKSIVISVIFHILLLGIVGLLAGRFFPLMDSETYIELELLTDTVAEGAQSNESSPVAKNTPQTAAYPETTTVIKSTTALSVAPKAVAVTEDLAVVAVEAASTFQSMSDNGQGSNSSNTSTTDGGTGNGSGKGTAGNSGGGNGNSGSNSGNKQITRPSILSKVDPDYPETARTAGLEGTVLVKIQILANGLAGDITVNHSSGHGILDEAAIVAVRQWRFIPAKNQENVSIMCYTTMPISFRLK